In Novosphingobium sp. G106, the sequence ACCTGGCACATAGCGTCCCGTCACCGTTACGCGGCGATAGGCGTCATGTTCGGCGTTGATCGTGCGCCAAGCATCGGGGTCTGGTGCGGGCACCGCCGGCGCATGGATTCGGCTCTCGACTGCAGCGACGAGCTCATGCTTCCACGCGCGCCGCTCGATCTGCCATAGGCCCAGCGCGACGAAGCACGCCGCCAAGGCCAGCAGCACGCCGAAGAACCCGGCGCGCTCCGGGATGCCGTCGGCGCTTATCACGGCATCTGACTCATGTCGTGAGACATCGGCATCATATTGTGGTTCAAGTGGTACATCACCCAGAGTGACCCGGTGAGCATGATCACGACGATGATCACCGTGAAGATCATCGCCATCATCGTCCAGCCGCCTTCCTGCCTACCGTTCATGTGCAGGAAGTAGATCACATGGACCACCATCTGCACTGCCGCGAAGACAAGGATGATCGCTGCGGTGGGGCCATCGGCCAGCTGCTGCGTCATCACCAGCCAGAATGGAACCGCCGTCAGCACGACCGACAGGGCGAAGCCGATGACATAGTCGCGCAAGGAGCCGTGAGCGCCCTGATCGACAGGATGGTCTTGATGAGCGCTCATCGCAGCATTTCCAGCAGGTAGACGAGGGTGAAGACACCGATCCAGATGACGTCGAGGAAGTGCCAGAAAAGGCTTAGGCACATGAGCCGGCGTTTGTTGGCCTGGATCAGCCCCCGGCGAGAAAGCTGCACCAGCAGCGTCACAAGCCACACAATGCCGAACGTGACATGCAGCCCGTGGGTGCCCACCAACGTGAAGAAGGCGGACAGGAAAGCGCTTCGCTGCGGCGTGGCGCCAATATGAATCAGGTGGTGAAACTCATAGAGCTCGATCGAGAGGAACGCCGCGCCGAACAGGCCCGTCACGGTCAGCCAAAATTGCGTCTGCCGCAGGCGATCGCGCTGCATCGCCAGCATGGCAAAGCCATAAGTGATCGACGAGAACAGCAGCATTGCCGTATTCAGCGCCACCAACGGCAACTCGAACAGATCCTTGGGACCGGGTCCCGCCGCGAGGTTGCCGCCGAGTACGGCATAACAGGCAAACAGGATCGCGAAGATGAGGCAGTCGCTCATCAGGTAGATCCAAAAGCCCAGCATCGTGCTGTGGCCCTCGGGATGGTCATGCTCATCGAGGTCGTAGAAGCGGCGCGCTTCGTCAGCGGCGGCGAGGGTGGTGTGCATCGTCATGGCGTCAGGCTCCTGCCGCCAGCAGGCGTGTCCGCTCGGCCTCGGTCGTCTCAACCGTGGCCGCGGGGATATGAAAATCGCGCCGATAATTGAAGGTGTGACCGATAGCGACTGCCAGAATGCTAGTGAAGCTCAACGCCGCGAGCCACCAGATGTACCAGATCAGAGCGAAACCCATGACGGTTGCGAGCGCGGAGAGGATCACGCCGGTTCCAGTGTTTTTCGGCATGTGGATCGGACGGTAGCCCTGAAGTGGCCGCTCGGCGCCACGCGTCTTCATGTCGTACCAAGCGTCGAGCGAGTGGATCACCGGGGTGAACGCAAAGTTGTACTCGGGCGGCGGCGAGGAGGTCGACCACTCGAGTGTGCGGCCGCCCCAAGGATCACCGGTCGTGTCGCGCAGTTCGTCCCGCTTCCAGATGCTCACCGCGAACTGGACTAGCATCGCGCCGATGCCCACCGCGATCACGGCCGCGCCGATGCCGGCTATGACGAACCAGAACTGCAGGCCCGGATCATCGAATACGCGCATGCGCCGGGTCACGCCCATCAGGCCCAAAATGTAGAGCGGCATGAAGGCCAGCCAGAAGCCGACGACCCAGCACCAGAAGCTTATCTTTCCCCAAAACACGTCGAGCTTGAAGCCGAAGGCCTTGGGCCACCAGTAATTGATCGCCGCGAACAGTCCGAACAGCACGCCGCCGATGATGACGTTGTGGAAATGAGCGATCAGAAACAGCGAGTTGTGCAGCACGAAGTCGGCTGGCGGCACGGCGAGCAGCACACCAGTCATCCCGCCGACTACGAAGGTCAGCATGAAGGCCACCGTCCACATCATCGGCAGTTCGAAGCGGATGCGGCCACGGTACATCGTGAACAGCCAATTGAAGAGCTTGGCGCCCGTGGGGATCGAGATCACCATTGTCGTGATGCCGAAGAACGAGTTGACGCTAGCGCCCGACCCCATCGTGAAGAAGTGGTGCAGCCAGACGAGGTACGACAGGATCGTGATGACGATCGTCGCATAGACCATCGAGGTATAGCCGAAGAGCCGCTTGCCCGAGAAGGTCGAGGTGACTTCGGAGAAGACGCCGAACAGCGGCAGGATCAGGATGTAGACCTCAGGATGGCCCCAAATCCAGATCAGGTTCACGTACATCATCGGCGAGCCGCCGAAGTCGTTGGTGAAGAAGTTGGTTCCGACGTAGCGGTCGAGGCTAAGCAACGTCAGCACCGCGGTCAGCACAGGGAAGGAGGCGACGATCAGCACGTTGGTGCAGAGAGATGTCCAGGTGAAGACAGGCATCTTCATCATGCCCATGCCTGGCGCGCGCATCTTGAGGATCGTGGCGATCAGATTGATGCCGGAAAGCGTCGTTCCCACGCCGGCTATCTGTAGCGCCCAGATGTAATAGTCGACGCCGGTGGCGGGACTGTAGGCGATGCCCGAAAGCGGCGGATAGGCCAGCCAGCCGGTCTGCGCGAATTCGCCGACGAACAGCGACATCATCACCAACACGGCGCCCGCCGTGGTCATCCAGAAGCTGAAATTGTTGAGGAACGGGAACGAGACGTCGCGCGCGCCGATCTGGAGCGGGACGATGTAGTTCATCAGACCAGTGACGAAGGGCATCGCCACGAAGAAGATCATGATCACGCCATGCGCGGTGAATATCTGATCGTAGTGATGCGCGTTGAGATAGCCCTCGGACCCGTTGAAGGCGATAGCCTGCTGGATACGCATCATGATCGCGTCGGCGAAGCCGCGGAGGAACATGATTAGGCCCAACACCATATACATGATGCCGATCTTCTTGTGGTCGACGCTGGTGAACCACTCATTCCAGAGATAGCCCCACAGCTTGTAGCGTGTGATGAGGCCCAGAACCGCTAGGCCGCCAATGACGACCGCGGCGAAAGTGGCGACGATAATCGGCTCGTGCAGCGGCAAGGCCTCGAGCGAAAGTCGCCCGAGGAGCGGGCTGATGGGAACGGGATCGTAAGACATCAGGGATTGCCTGTGACAAATGGCGCGGCGTCAGACACCGCGATCTGGGAAAGGGAAGGCCGTGAAAGCGACGACGAGACGCCGGGCCGCGCTAGGCCCGCGCCGATCAGCGGAGCGCTGTCCACAGGGCGCGACAACGCGGCGCCAGCGCCATCGCCATCCTCGGGCAAACAGGTTGCTGCGACCATCTGGCGAGTTGGCAGCAACTCGGCAGGCAGACTCGACCCTCGGGCGGTGAGCTTGTCGTAGGCGAGTGGGCGTATGTTGTGGATCCCAGCGAGGCCCATCCCGCCTTGTCCGTCGATCCGCATCATGTCGCGCATGCACATCTTGCCAGGCTCGACGCACATATTCACGACAGCGTCGAACAGCCCGGCCTCAACCTCGCCAAAGCGGCGCGTGGGCTCGTTCTCGCTTGGCTTTTCGAGTACGAGATAGCCCGCGCGATCTAGCGTGCCACCGGCGCTCTTGGCGCCCTTGGCCCAGGCGGCGAAGGCGGCCTCGTCCATGCCAGTCACCTTGAAGCGCATCTGCGAGAAGCCCGCGCCGCTGTAGTTGGCGGAAAAACCTTCGTAGCTGCCTGGCCGATTGAGAACCGCGTGAAGCTTCGTCTCCATGCCCGGCATGGCATAGATCTGCCCGGCGAGCGCCGGGATGTAAAAGCTGTTCATAACCGAAGAAGCCGAGATGCGGAAACGCACCGGGCGATCGATCGGCAACGCTAGCTCGTTGACCGTGGCCACGCCCTGCTCCGGGTAGATGAACAGCCATTTCCAGTCGAGCGCGACAACCTGGACGTCGAGCGGCTTGACCTCGGCTGCCACGACTTTCCCGGGCGCCGTGCGGGCAAGGGCACGGTAGGGATCGAGCAGGTGGGTGCCGACCCAGGTTATTGCGCCCAGGCAGATGATGATCAGCAGCGGCGCAGCCCAGATCACCAACTCGAGTTGGGTCGAGTGATCCCAGTCGGGCTCGTAGCGCGCCTCTCGGTTAGCGGCCCTGTAACGCCATGCGAACAGGATCGTGAGCGCCATCACCGGCACGATGATCAGCAACATCAGCGCGGTCGCGATAACGACAAGGTTGCCTTGTTGCTGTGCAACGTCGCCAGCCGGATCCAAGACCACCATGTTGCAACCGGTGAGCAGCGGGAAACCGGTAAGCGACAGCAGGAGGGGAATTCTCCGCCGGAATCGGGCAAGGGCGTCAAGCATGCTCGGCGCCTAAGCCGACCATGCTGCGCTGCACATAGGACATTTTGTCCAATCCCCGTTCGCACCTTCAGCGACCATTGGAACTTGAACCGTGCGGCTCTGCGCGGTGTTGTTCGATTCGGAACGGAGCGTGCTCGCTCTGGGAGCTATCTGAGATGACCGCGCAGACTGCAGCTGAACGTGATGCCCGCGAGCTTCATACGGAAGGCCATAAGATCGCTCCAGGCGAGATTGCCATTGGTGTCGTCATCGGCCGAACGTCGGAGTTCTTCGACTTCTTCGTCTATGCCATCGCCTCGGTGCTTGTCTTTCCGAAGCTGATCTTTCCCTTCGTCGATCCGCTGACAGGCACTCTGTATTCCTTCGGCATCTTCGCGCTGGCATTCCTTGCTCGCCCGGTCGGCACGGCGGTGTTCACCGCGATAGAGCGCGCCTACGGAGTCGGTACCAAGCTGACGATCGCGCTGTTCCTCCTAGGCGGGTCTACAGCCGCGATAGCCTTCCTGCCGGGCTACGAGACGCTAGGCGTCGGCGCGGTGCTGTTTCTCGCGCTCTTTCGCATGGGGCAGGGTTTGGCGCTAGGCGGCACCTGGGACGGCCTTGCTTCGCTGCTGGCGATCAACGCGCCCGCGGGCAAGCGCGGCTGGTATGCGATGCTCCCACAACTTGGGGCGCCATTGGGACTGATCGTCGCCAGCCTGTTGTTCGTGTTCCTGATCATCTCCCTGCCCGCTGAGGACTTCCTCGGCTGGGGCTGGCGTTATCCGTTCTTCGTGGCCTTCGCGATTAACGTCGTCGCCCTGTTTGCGCGGCTGCGCATCGTCGTCACCCCCGAATATACGGTCCTGTTCGAGCGTCGTTCGCTGGAGCCGGCCAGGTTGACCGAGACCCTGCAGCGCGAATGGCGCACGATCGCGCTTGGCGCATTCGCGCCGCTTGCCAGCTTCGCCATGTTCCACATGGTCACGGTCTTCCCGCTCTCGTGGGTCTTCCTGTTCACCGAGGAAAGCCCGGTGCGCTTCCTCGTGATCGAAGCGATGGCGGCAGTGCTGGGACTGCTCGCGATCGTCGCTTCCGGCTACCTCGCGGACCGCTACGGACGGCGCCCAGTGCTCGGCGCGACCGCCGTGGCGATCGCGGTGTTCAGCGGCTTTGCGCCGCAGTTGCTCGATGCTGGCGAAATCGGCGAAGCGGTATTCATGTTCACGGGCTTCGCGCTACTCGGTCTGTCGTTCGGTCAGTCCTCGGGCGCACTGTCGTCGAGCTTCTCACCGCGCCACCGTTATACCGGCTCGGCCCTGACCTCCGACCTCGCCTGGCTGTTCGGCGCCGGCTTCGCTCCGCTGGCCGCGCTTCTTCTGTCGAGCAGTTTCGGCGTAATCGCCGCGGGCGCTTATCTGCTCTCCGGCGCCGTGTTCACTGTGATCGCTCTTGCTCTCAATCGGGAACTCGCCAGTGCCATCGAATAATGGGGCGTTGGACGAAACTACAATCGCCGCGAAGGCGCAGGCAGGATGCTGAAGTCCGATAGGAGAGTGAACGCAATCACGCGCGCCGCGGATGCTATCGCCTTGTCTCGCGTCCTGAGCGCGATCGGATTTCTGCTACTCCTTATCGTCATCGTGAGCGGAATGACGCGGCTCTCTGGAGCCGGCCTCTCCATCACGGAATGGAAGCCTGTTACCGGCATCATCCCGCCGCTGTCCGACGCCCAATGGGAGCTTGAGTTCGAGGCCTATCGAGGCATTCCGCAATTCAAGCACGTGACCGGGCCGGCCGGCATGACGCTTGCTGACTACAAGGTCATCTATTTCTGCGAGTGGGCCCATCGGCTTCTCGCCCGGCTGATCGGGCTTGCGTTCTTGCTGTCGATCGGATGGCTTTGGATGCGTGGCCGCATTCCCGCTGGGTACCGGCCGCGACTGGCGGCGCTTGTGTTCCTCGTAGCCATACAGGGTATCGTCGGATGGTGGATGGTGACATCCGGACTCACCCAGGATGTGAAGGTGAGTCACCTGCGATTGGCGATCCACCAGGCACTGGCGCTTGTCACGCTCGGCTGTGTCGTGTGGACAGCGCTCGACTTGAATGCCTCTGCTTGCGGCGCGCCCGCAGCGAGATTGGCCCCGTTCGCGTGGATCGTCCTTGCCGCCCTGTTTTTTCAGATGCTGCTCGGAGCGATGGTGGCGGGGCTTCAGGCAGGCTATGTTGCTGGGGCGGGGTGGGGCAACCTCGAAGCCTGGCCACAGATGCAGGGAAGCCTGGTTCCACGAGGAATCGACTGGTCACGAGGGCTTGCGTTTGCCGGGCTGAACGATCCCTACCTCATCCACTTCGTGCATCGCTGGTGGGCTTTGGCGCTTCTGCTCATGCTCGCCGTTACGGCCCGAATGCTCCGCGATCGAAATCAGCGTAGCGCAGCCTTCGCCATCGGCGGGTTGGCCGGGGCACAGGTGATCCTCGGTGTCGCCACAATTTGGTCTGGGATGTCGATATGGCTTGCGGCCGGACACCAGTTCCTGGGAGCCGTTCTGCTTTGCACCACGACCTATGGTCTCCATATCATCGGCCGGCGATAGGCCGGCCCAAAGGGGACGCTTTTCGCGTTACTGTCCGATGCTGAAACTGTCGGGCCGTGCCAGACTCCATGCGGAGCTGTAAAAGTCCTGCTTTCGCGTTTTGCGGAGAAGGTGCCCTTCCTCAAGGAAGGTGTGGAGTTGGGAGAACATCCGTACCTCAGTCGGGCTGACCCGGCGGACCAGGTGATGCGGTCCAATCATCGTGGGGTGCTCGAGACCCGCAGCTGCAAGCATATCAGACAAGGCGAGAAGCGTGTTCCGATGGAAGTTTGCGACGCGCTCCGCCTTTTCGGGCACCGCGAGCGCCCGCTGGCGCAAAGGATCCTGTGTCGCCACCCCGACCGGGCATCGGTTCGTGTGGCAGGTGAGAGACTGTAGGCAGCCGAGCGCGAACATGAAGCCGCGGCCCGCGTTGGTCCAGTCCGCCCCAAGCGCGAGCGTCGCCGCGATGTCGAACGCACTAACGATTTTTCCGGCCGCTCCGATGCGGATCTTGTTTCGAAGTCCTGCGCCAACAAGGGTGTTGTGCACAAAGAGGAGGCCCTCCCTCAGGGGCATTCCCAAGTGGTCGGAGAACTCCAGCGGTGATGCACCCGTGCCTCCTTCCGCGCCATCGACGACGATGAAATCGGGAACAATCGCGCTTTCACGCATTGCCTTGACCATACCCATGAATTCCCAGGGCTGGCCGACGCAAAGCTTGAATCCGACGGGTTTACCCCCGGAAAGACGGCGAAGGTCGGATATGAATTGCATCAGTTCGAGAGGTGTAGAGAACGCCCGATGCCGGGAAGGCGAGATGCAGTCCTCGCCCATCGGCACTCCCCGCGTTTGCGAGATTTCGAGCGTCACCTTTCGGGCGGGAAGGATACCGCCGTGGCCGGGTTTCGCCCCTTGGCTGAGCTTTATCTCGATCATCTTGACCTGAGAGTCTCGCGCCTGCTCTTCGAACCGGCTTGGATCGAAATTGCCGTCGGCAGTTCGACAGCCGAAATATCCGCTGCCAATTTCCCAAACGAGGTCACCGCCGAACTCGCGATGGTAGGGGCTGATGCTGCCTTCGCCGGTGTCGTGAGCAAAACCGCCGATTGCGGCGCCCTTATTCAGCGCGCGTATCGCGTTGGCGCTAAGCGATCCGAAGCTCATCGCGGAAATGTTGAAAATGCTGGCCGAGTAGGGGCGGGTGCACGCATCGCCCCCAATACGAATTCTGAACTTTGCCGGATCCGCTGGAGGCGCGGGCCGAACGGAGTGGGCGATAAATTCAAAGCCGTTTTGATAGACGTCGAGGAGGGTTCCGAAGGCTCGATCGCTGTCTTCATCCTTGGCACGGGCGTAGACTAGTGACCGCTGGCTTCGCGAGAATGGAGTTTTGTCCTGATCTCCCTCGATCAAGTACTGGCGAATCTCAGGGCGGATTTCCTCGAAAAACCAACGCAAATGCCCAATGATCGGATAGTTCCGTCGAACGGAATGGAGCGGCTGCGCCAAGTCGTACAGGCCTACCCCGGTGAGACATACGGCGACAATGAAGAGCGGAATGGCCCAGACATTTGGCAAGTAGTACCCAGAGACAATCGCGGTGATGATTGCGATCGTCAGGGCTGTAAAACGTGTCAGGAACAAAGGGCTACTCCAAGTTTCTATGGTAACGCCACGACGCCGCAGGGTCGCGAAGCGTTTGCCCTGGAGTGGCGTATCGGGCTCCAGATCAGTCCGAGAGCCCGATGTTCATTGTAGCCGCCGGGGGGGATCGAGCCCACTAACGGTCTTTGGTTGCTAGGCTCGCCGGGATGGCATCCACTGCGCGCAGCCTCTTTCACCCCAGCGGCGATCTCAAGCCAACCGCCTCTGGGGGGGGCACGCGCGGTGTACTGCTACCAGGGTGCGCCGCCGAGATGAAATGCCTAGACATGGGATGCCGAGTATTCGGGCGTTCAGCGGCGATGTCAAACCGCCCGCGCCAGAATGAACTGTTATAGGCACGATCTCGCTCGGCCGCATCTCCTCGCTTCAAACGATCAACCCTTGCGCGCCCACCCCATGTCGGTCAGTTGGCGAGCCTTGCCTCGACCAGGTCAAGCTCACGAACGAGCTTTCGAGCCGCTTCGCTACCTAATTCCCGCTGGCGAACCCGCCGGAATATCTCTTCGCGCTCAGCCCCCAGGGCAGCGAGAAGCAATTCGCGCTCAATGTTTTCATCACGCTTTCGAACGTCCTTGTCCTCCGGCGCGGTGGACTGGTGATTAATCCGATCACGATAAAGATCCATCAGGCGCGATGCGACATTGACGTAGGCATCGGCATCTTTTCTGCCGCCGGCGAGCCGATGCTGAGTGCGCTCGATCGCTCCGATAGCAGCTTCGGCCGCTGCAACACGAGCTGCCTCTATTTTAGCGTCGGCGAAAGGCTCCGGAGGCATCTCCAGGCCGCGCATCATCAATGGCAAGCCGACCGACGCCGTGATCAGAGAGATGATGATCACGCCCATCGCCAGGAATATCGCCAGATCCCGCGCAGGAAATGGCGTGCCGTCACCCATCGTCAACGGAAGAGTTAGAACGCCGGCCAGAGTGATTGCACCGCGGACCCCCGCGAACGACATGGCCCCGATGATGCGCCCGTTCGGTCGGACACGGTCCTCAGGCCGGCGGAACAGAGTCAATCTGAATGATAGCCAGACCCAGACGAACCGCAGGACAGCCAGACCGAGGTTTATTCCGACGACGTAGACAGCAAGCCACCACGGCTCGCGATGTCCTGTCAGTCGGACGGTTTCGGCGGCTCCGGCAAGGATCGTCGGCAGTTGCTCACCCAGCAAGACGAATATGATCCCATTGGCCGTGAACTGGATTATGTCCCATACCGTCGTTCGACGAATGCGCGTGACTGCCAGGGCGTTACCTCGCGTCTCGACGAGGCCCATGGTCAACCCCGCGGCGACGGCTGCGAGAATTCCTGAACAATGGAGGTGCTCTGCGATCAAATAGGCACCGAATGGGATGAGCAGGCTGATGAGGATCTGCGAGCCGCTCTCCTCGCCGACGCGGCGCGTAACGATCGCTTTGGCCCACCCGACGATCCAGGTCAGACAGACGCCGACGATAATGCCTGCGAACGCTACCCACAAAAAATTGAGCGCAGCGCTCCCAAACGAAAATGCGCCCGTCAGCGCAGCGGCGATCGCAAAGCGCATGCACACGAGCCCTGATGCGTCGTTGAGCAGCGATTCCCCTTCAAGGATGTGCATCATCCTCTTGGGTATCGGAGTGCGCTGGGCAATTGCTGAAACTGCGATCGGATCTGTCGGGGAGATGACAGCAGCAAGTGCAAACGCGACTGCTAGCGGCATGGATGGGATCATCCAGTGGATGAAAAAC encodes:
- a CDS encoding Na+/H+ antiporter → METVTLVLTLLFMVVASGILARLLPVPIPRPLVQIALGAGVGLVADWRVELDPEIFFLLLLPPLLFLDGWRIPREDLFKDRTTILELALGLVVFTVLGMGFFIHWMIPSMPLAVAFALAAVISPTDPIAVSAIAQRTPIPKRMMHILEGESLLNDASGLVCMRFAIAAALTGAFSFGSAALNFLWVAFAGIIVGVCLTWIVGWAKAIVTRRVGEESGSQILISLLIPFGAYLIAEHLHCSGILAAVAAGLTMGLVETRGNALAVTRIRRTTVWDIIQFTANGIIFVLLGEQLPTILAGAAETVRLTGHREPWWLAVYVVGINLGLAVLRFVWVWLSFRLTLFRRPEDRVRPNGRIIGAMSFAGVRGAITLAGVLTLPLTMGDGTPFPARDLAIFLAMGVIIISLITASVGLPLMMRGLEMPPEPFADAKIEAARVAAAEAAIGAIERTQHRLAGGRKDADAYVNVASRLMDLYRDRINHQSTAPEDKDVRKRDENIERELLLAALGAEREEIFRRVRQRELGSEAARKLVRELDLVEARLAN
- a CDS encoding COX15/CtaA family protein, with protein sequence MLKSDRRVNAITRAADAIALSRVLSAIGFLLLLIVIVSGMTRLSGAGLSITEWKPVTGIIPPLSDAQWELEFEAYRGIPQFKHVTGPAGMTLADYKVIYFCEWAHRLLARLIGLAFLLSIGWLWMRGRIPAGYRPRLAALVFLVAIQGIVGWWMVTSGLTQDVKVSHLRLAIHQALALVTLGCVVWTALDLNASACGAPAARLAPFAWIVLAALFFQMLLGAMVAGLQAGYVAGAGWGNLEAWPQMQGSLVPRGIDWSRGLAFAGLNDPYLIHFVHRWWALALLLMLAVTARMLRDRNQRSAAFAIGGLAGAQVILGVATIWSGMSIWLAAGHQFLGAVLLCTTTYGLHIIGRR
- the cyoA gene encoding ubiquinol oxidase subunit II; the encoded protein is MLDALARFRRRIPLLLSLTGFPLLTGCNMVVLDPAGDVAQQQGNLVVIATALMLLIIVPVMALTILFAWRYRAANREARYEPDWDHSTQLELVIWAAPLLIIICLGAITWVGTHLLDPYRALARTAPGKVVAAEVKPLDVQVVALDWKWLFIYPEQGVATVNELALPIDRPVRFRISASSVMNSFYIPALAGQIYAMPGMETKLHAVLNRPGSYEGFSANYSGAGFSQMRFKVTGMDEAAFAAWAKGAKSAGGTLDRAGYLVLEKPSENEPTRRFGEVEAGLFDAVVNMCVEPGKMCMRDMMRIDGQGGMGLAGIHNIRPLAYDKLTARGSSLPAELLPTRQMVAATCLPEDGDGAGAALSRPVDSAPLIGAGLARPGVSSSLSRPSLSQIAVSDAAPFVTGNP
- the cyoB gene encoding cytochrome o ubiquinol oxidase subunit I, which gives rise to MSYDPVPISPLLGRLSLEALPLHEPIIVATFAAVVIGGLAVLGLITRYKLWGYLWNEWFTSVDHKKIGIMYMVLGLIMFLRGFADAIMMRIQQAIAFNGSEGYLNAHHYDQIFTAHGVIMIFFVAMPFVTGLMNYIVPLQIGARDVSFPFLNNFSFWMTTAGAVLVMMSLFVGEFAQTGWLAYPPLSGIAYSPATGVDYYIWALQIAGVGTTLSGINLIATILKMRAPGMGMMKMPVFTWTSLCTNVLIVASFPVLTAVLTLLSLDRYVGTNFFTNDFGGSPMMYVNLIWIWGHPEVYILILPLFGVFSEVTSTFSGKRLFGYTSMVYATIVITILSYLVWLHHFFTMGSGASVNSFFGITTMVISIPTGAKLFNWLFTMYRGRIRFELPMMWTVAFMLTFVVGGMTGVLLAVPPADFVLHNSLFLIAHFHNVIIGGVLFGLFAAINYWWPKAFGFKLDVFWGKISFWCWVVGFWLAFMPLYILGLMGVTRRMRVFDDPGLQFWFVIAGIGAAVIAVGIGAMLVQFAVSIWKRDELRDTTGDPWGGRTLEWSTSSPPPEYNFAFTPVIHSLDAWYDMKTRGAERPLQGYRPIHMPKNTGTGVILSALATVMGFALIWYIWWLAALSFTSILAVAIGHTFNYRRDFHIPAATVETTEAERTRLLAAGA
- a CDS encoding MFS transporter, which codes for MTAQTAAERDARELHTEGHKIAPGEIAIGVVIGRTSEFFDFFVYAIASVLVFPKLIFPFVDPLTGTLYSFGIFALAFLARPVGTAVFTAIERAYGVGTKLTIALFLLGGSTAAIAFLPGYETLGVGAVLFLALFRMGQGLALGGTWDGLASLLAINAPAGKRGWYAMLPQLGAPLGLIVASLLFVFLIISLPAEDFLGWGWRYPFFVAFAINVVALFARLRIVVTPEYTVLFERRSLEPARLTETLQREWRTIALGAFAPLASFAMFHMVTVFPLSWVFLFTEESPVRFLVIEAMAAVLGLLAIVASGYLADRYGRRPVLGATAVAIAVFSGFAPQLLDAGEIGEAVFMFTGFALLGLSFGQSSGALSSSFSPRHRYTGSALTSDLAWLFGAGFAPLAALLLSSSFGVIAAGAYLLSGAVFTVIALALNRELASAIE
- the cyoD gene encoding cytochrome o ubiquinol oxidase subunit IV, whose protein sequence is MSAHQDHPVDQGAHGSLRDYVIGFALSVVLTAVPFWLVMTQQLADGPTAAIILVFAAVQMVVHVIYFLHMNGRQEGGWTMMAMIFTVIIVVIMLTGSLWVMYHLNHNMMPMSHDMSQMP
- the cyoC gene encoding cytochrome o ubiquinol oxidase subunit III, with product MTMHTTLAAADEARRFYDLDEHDHPEGHSTMLGFWIYLMSDCLIFAILFACYAVLGGNLAAGPGPKDLFELPLVALNTAMLLFSSITYGFAMLAMQRDRLRQTQFWLTVTGLFGAAFLSIELYEFHHLIHIGATPQRSAFLSAFFTLVGTHGLHVTFGIVWLVTLLVQLSRRGLIQANKRRLMCLSLFWHFLDVIWIGVFTLVYLLEMLR
- a CDS encoding FMN-binding glutamate synthase family protein, whose product is MFLTRFTALTIAIITAIVSGYYLPNVWAIPLFIVAVCLTGVGLYDLAQPLHSVRRNYPIIGHLRWFFEEIRPEIRQYLIEGDQDKTPFSRSQRSLVYARAKDEDSDRAFGTLLDVYQNGFEFIAHSVRPAPPADPAKFRIRIGGDACTRPYSASIFNISAMSFGSLSANAIRALNKGAAIGGFAHDTGEGSISPYHREFGGDLVWEIGSGYFGCRTADGNFDPSRFEEQARDSQVKMIEIKLSQGAKPGHGGILPARKVTLEISQTRGVPMGEDCISPSRHRAFSTPLELMQFISDLRRLSGGKPVGFKLCVGQPWEFMGMVKAMRESAIVPDFIVVDGAEGGTGASPLEFSDHLGMPLREGLLFVHNTLVGAGLRNKIRIGAAGKIVSAFDIAATLALGADWTNAGRGFMFALGCLQSLTCHTNRCPVGVATQDPLRQRALAVPEKAERVANFHRNTLLALSDMLAAAGLEHPTMIGPHHLVRRVSPTEVRMFSQLHTFLEEGHLLRKTRKQDFYSSAWSLARPDSFSIGQ